A genomic region of Aureimonas populi contains the following coding sequences:
- a CDS encoding M48 family metallopeptidase, which yields MKGALARLLRARGRPAAPSFPAEFEIAGRAVPLRVREHPTARRIVMRLSPCGGMLRITVPRRTSSQALLSFLDRHSAWADARLASAGGARGVVDGAFLPLRGRDVLIRHEPARRTARLDEAGGVILVGGAPEHLPRRVRDCLIREARRDLEAAVACHSASLGIRPAAMALKDTRSRWGSCSAERRLSFSWRIVMAPPHVLDYLAAHEVAHLKEMNHGPDFWALCRTLCPRMDEGRDWLKRHGASLHAVRFD from the coding sequence ATGAAGGGAGCGCTGGCCAGACTGCTGCGGGCACGCGGTCGCCCCGCCGCACCCTCCTTCCCGGCCGAGTTCGAGATCGCAGGTCGCGCGGTGCCGCTCCGGGTGCGCGAGCATCCCACGGCGCGCCGGATCGTCATGCGGCTCTCGCCCTGCGGCGGCATGTTGAGGATCACCGTTCCGCGCCGCACCTCCTCGCAGGCGCTTCTTTCCTTTCTCGACCGACACAGCGCCTGGGCCGATGCGCGGCTGGCGAGCGCCGGCGGCGCTCGTGGCGTGGTCGACGGGGCCTTTCTGCCCCTTCGCGGGCGCGACGTCCTCATCCGACACGAACCGGCGCGCCGGACCGCCCGGCTCGACGAGGCGGGCGGGGTGATCCTTGTGGGCGGCGCGCCGGAGCACCTGCCGCGCCGTGTGCGCGACTGCCTCATCCGGGAGGCGCGCCGCGACCTCGAGGCAGCGGTAGCGTGCCATTCGGCCAGCCTCGGCATCCGCCCGGCGGCCATGGCGCTGAAGGACACGCGCAGCCGCTGGGGCTCCTGCTCGGCCGAGCGCCGGCTCTCCTTCTCCTGGCGCATCGTCATGGCGCCGCCGCATGTGCTGGACTATCTAGCCGCGCATGAGGTGGCGCATCTGAAGGAGATGAACCACGGGCCGGATTTCTGGGCCCTGTGCCGCACGCTGTGCCCGCGAATGGACGAGGGGCGCGACTGGCTGAAGCGACATGGCGCGTCGCTCCATGCCGTGCGTTTCGACTGA
- the trpB gene encoding tryptophan synthase subunit beta, with protein sequence MNETPSPNSFRAGPDEEGRFGLFGGRFVAETLMPLILDLQQSWTHARTDPAFKAELDHLNTHYTGRPSPLYFAERLTEELGGAKVYFKRDELNHTGSHKINNCLGQILLARRMGKTRIIAETGAGQHGVATATVCARFGLPCVVYMGATDVERQAPNVFRMKLLGAEVVPVTAGHGTLKDAMNEALRDWVTNVESTYYLIGTAAGPHPYPELVREFQSVIGKEVREQIMAAEGRLPDLLVAAVGGGSNAIGLFHPFLDDRDVAIVGVEAGGKGLDGEEHCASLTAGSPGVLHGNRTYLLQDGDGQIKEGHSISAGLDYPGIGPEHSWLKDQGRVEYVPIMDKEALDAFQLLTRVEGIIPALEPAHALAEVIKRAPKMGRDQIIVMNLCGRGDKDVFTAAKHLGVEL encoded by the coding sequence ATGAACGAGACCCCGAGCCCGAACTCCTTCCGCGCAGGCCCCGACGAGGAGGGGCGCTTCGGCCTCTTCGGCGGGCGCTTCGTCGCCGAGACGCTGATGCCGCTCATCCTCGACCTGCAGCAGTCCTGGACCCATGCGCGCACCGACCCGGCCTTCAAGGCCGAGCTGGACCATCTCAATACGCACTATACCGGCCGGCCCTCGCCGCTCTATTTCGCCGAGCGGCTGACGGAGGAGCTCGGCGGGGCGAAGGTCTATTTCAAGCGCGACGAGCTGAACCACACGGGTTCGCACAAGATCAACAACTGCCTCGGCCAGATCCTGCTCGCGCGGCGCATGGGCAAGACCCGCATCATCGCGGAGACGGGGGCCGGCCAGCACGGCGTGGCGACCGCCACGGTCTGCGCGCGCTTCGGCCTGCCCTGTGTCGTCTATATGGGCGCGACGGATGTGGAGCGGCAGGCGCCCAACGTGTTTCGCATGAAGCTCTTGGGCGCGGAGGTGGTGCCCGTCACCGCCGGCCACGGCACGCTCAAGGACGCCATGAACGAGGCACTGCGCGACTGGGTGACGAATGTCGAATCGACCTATTACCTGATCGGCACCGCCGCCGGCCCGCACCCCTATCCCGAGCTCGTGCGCGAGTTCCAGTCGGTGATCGGCAAGGAGGTTCGCGAGCAGATCATGGCCGCCGAGGGCCGCCTGCCGGACCTTCTCGTGGCGGCGGTGGGCGGCGGCTCCAACGCCATCGGCCTCTTCCACCCCTTCCTCGACGATCGCGACGTCGCCATCGTGGGCGTGGAGGCCGGCGGCAAGGGGCTGGACGGCGAGGAACACTGCGCCTCGCTCACGGCCGGCTCGCCCGGCGTGCTGCACGGCAACCGCACCTATCTGCTCCAGGACGGCGACGGCCAGATCAAGGAAGGCCATTCCATCTCCGCGGGCCTCGACTACCCCGGCATCGGCCCCGAGCATTCCTGGCTCAAGGACCAGGGCCGCGTGGAATATGTGCCGATCATGGACAAGGAGGCGCTCGACGCCTTCCAGCTCCTGACCCGCGTGGAAGGCATCATCCCCGCGCTGGAGCCAGCCCACGCGCTGGCAGAGGTCATCAAGCGCGCGCCGAAGATGGGCCGGGACCAGATCATCGTGATGAATCTGTGCGGGCGCGGCGACAAGGACGTGTTCACGGCCGCAAAGCATCTGGGCGTGGAGCTTTGA
- the pyrF gene encoding orotidine-5'-phosphate decarboxylase: MRERLIVGLDLPDRESAEAMVGRLGDTVSFYKIGYQLAYAKGGLEFVSELAASGRKVFLDLKLLDIDNTVEKGVESVLHLGASMLTVHAYPHAMRAAARAARGTGLTVLGVTVLTSLDEAGLAEAGYETGVEALVERRARQAREIGVGLVASAAEARAIRAIVGPELALVTPGIRPKGAEAGDQKRVVTPSDALAAGASHLVVARPIIAAPDPKAAAQAILAEMSR; this comes from the coding sequence ATGCGCGAACGCCTCATCGTCGGCCTCGACCTGCCGGACCGCGAAAGCGCCGAGGCAATGGTGGGGCGGCTCGGCGACACGGTGTCCTTCTACAAGATCGGCTACCAGCTCGCCTATGCGAAGGGCGGGCTCGAATTCGTCTCCGAGCTGGCGGCCTCGGGCCGTAAGGTGTTCCTCGACCTCAAGCTGCTGGATATCGACAATACGGTGGAGAAGGGGGTGGAAAGCGTCCTGCATCTGGGCGCCTCCATGCTCACCGTCCACGCCTATCCGCACGCCATGCGCGCGGCGGCGAGAGCCGCGCGGGGCACGGGCCTGACCGTTCTGGGCGTCACGGTGCTGACCTCTCTCGACGAGGCGGGGCTGGCCGAGGCGGGCTACGAGACCGGCGTCGAGGCGCTGGTGGAGCGTCGGGCGCGGCAGGCGCGTGAGATCGGCGTCGGCCTCGTGGCCTCGGCGGCGGAGGCGCGCGCCATCCGCGCGATCGTGGGGCCCGAGCTGGCGCTGGTCACGCCCGGCATTCGGCCGAAGGGCGCCGAGGCGGGCGACCAGAAGCGCGTCGTGACGCCGTCCGATGCGCTCGCGGCCGGGGCGTCGCATCTGGTCGTCGCCCGTCCCATCATCGCCGCGCCGGACCCGAAGGCGGCGGCGCAGGCCATTCTCGCCGAGATGAGCCGCTGA
- a CDS encoding phosphoribosylanthranilate isomerase, whose protein sequence is MSSYTRPFVKICGLSTEAAIDAVLSRGGEEVGFVSFARSPRHVPIEAMARLRRHVGERARVTIVTVDPDDALLARLAAEVRPDTIQLHGGESPERVGEVAVRTGLDTMKALSIAGPDDLARVAAYRPVAGRILLDAKAPKGSAIPGGNGVSFDWSILAAWTGGPFVLSGGINPDNVADAVRVARPAGIDISSGVESAPGVKDISRIHRLFDALDAATLLEPERQAS, encoded by the coding sequence ATGAGCTCTTACACCCGCCCCTTCGTCAAGATCTGCGGCCTCTCGACCGAAGCCGCCATCGACGCCGTGCTCTCGCGCGGCGGAGAGGAGGTCGGCTTCGTCTCCTTCGCCAGGAGCCCGCGCCATGTGCCGATCGAGGCGATGGCGCGGCTGCGGCGGCATGTGGGCGAGCGGGCGCGCGTGACCATCGTCACCGTGGACCCGGACGATGCGCTTCTGGCGCGCCTCGCCGCCGAGGTCAGGCCGGACACGATCCAGCTTCATGGCGGGGAGTCGCCCGAGCGCGTGGGCGAGGTGGCCGTGCGCACGGGGCTGGACACTATGAAGGCGCTCTCCATCGCCGGGCCGGACGATCTGGCCCGGGTGGCAGCCTATCGCCCCGTCGCCGGTCGCATCCTGCTCGACGCCAAGGCGCCCAAGGGCTCGGCCATCCCCGGCGGCAACGGCGTCTCCTTCGACTGGTCGATCCTGGCGGCATGGACGGGCGGCCCCTTCGTCCTTTCCGGCGGCATCAACCCGGACAATGTCGCGGATGCGGTGCGCGTGGCGCGCCCGGCCGGCATCGACATCTCCTCGGGCGTGGAAAGCGCGCCCGGCGTGAAGGATATCTCCCGCATTCACCGGCTGTTCGACGCGCTCGACGCCGCGACCCTTCTCGAACCCGAACGGCAAGCCTCATGA
- a CDS encoding DUF2852 domain-containing protein: MRSQALIRPAWTPATIALMVLGFIVYWPLGLAVLAYILWGDRLEAFRTDVSRSTDRVVGAFRRSGANLPFGADRTGNVAFDDWREKELARLEAERARLNDAAAEFASYARELRRAKDQEEFDRFMAARRHGDIETAEPAR; the protein is encoded by the coding sequence ATGCGCTCACAGGCCCTGATTCGTCCTGCCTGGACACCGGCGACCATCGCGCTGATGGTCCTCGGTTTCATCGTATACTGGCCACTCGGCCTTGCCGTTCTCGCCTATATTCTCTGGGGCGACCGGCTGGAAGCCTTCCGCACCGATGTCAGCCGGTCCACCGACCGGGTGGTCGGCGCGTTCCGCCGCTCCGGCGCCAACCTGCCCTTCGGCGCGGACCGCACCGGCAATGTTGCGTTCGACGACTGGCGCGAGAAGGAACTGGCGCGGCTCGAAGCAGAGCGCGCGCGACTGAACGATGCGGCGGCGGAGTTCGCCTCCTACGCCCGCGAGCTGCGGCGCGCCAAGGACCAGGAGGAGTTCGACCGCTTCATGGCAGCGCGGCGCCACGGCGACATTGAGACGGCCGAGCCCGCTCGCTGA
- a CDS encoding DUF1330 domain-containing protein — MPKAYWIARIDVREPERYPDYIAAAKPAMERYGAKFLARGGPFVECEGTARKRNVVIEFASMEDAQACYESPEYQAARAIREEIADGELVLVEGA; from the coding sequence ATGCCCAAGGCCTATTGGATCGCCCGCATCGACGTGCGCGAGCCGGAGCGCTACCCGGACTACATCGCCGCCGCCAAGCCCGCCATGGAGCGCTATGGCGCGAAGTTCCTGGCGCGGGGCGGCCCCTTCGTGGAATGCGAGGGCACGGCGCGCAAGCGCAACGTGGTGATCGAGTTCGCCTCCATGGAGGATGCGCAGGCCTGCTACGAGAGCCCGGAATACCAGGCGGCCCGCGCCATCCGCGAGGAGATCGCCGACGGGGAACTGGTCCTGGTCGAAGGCGCCTGA
- a CDS encoding polyhydroxyalkanoate depolymerase: MLYQFFEWSHAAMAPLRAVADATRLLYRDPLNPLSQTHLGRTVAASAELFERATRVYGKPEFGLEETLVGGLRVPVADRTVWEKPFCRLLHFDRALPEGKDRSPRLLIVAPMSGHYATLLRGTVEALLPHAEIYITDWSDARQVPLSDGRFDLDDYVDYLIEMLHFLGPDTHVVGVCQPAVPVLMAVGVMEQRGDECAPSSMTLMGGPIDTRVSPTGVDKLAKDRGIDWFRDNVIMTVPFPQPGFMRPVYPGFLQLTGFMSMNLDRHLTSHKDFFWHLVKGDGDSAEKHRAFYDEYNAVMDLTAEFYLQTVEEVFIKHSLPKGEITHRGERIDLSKVKRTALFTVEGENDDISGVGQTMAAHDLCSSLPQDKRVHYLQPGVGHYGVFNGSRFRSEIAPRIMDFALTHGRPAKGRKSRPGKGGQR, from the coding sequence ATGTTGTACCAGTTCTTCGAATGGAGCCACGCGGCCATGGCGCCTCTGCGGGCCGTGGCCGACGCCACCCGTTTGCTCTACCGCGACCCGCTGAACCCGCTTTCGCAAACCCATCTGGGGCGAACCGTCGCGGCCTCGGCCGAGCTGTTCGAGCGCGCGACGCGGGTCTATGGCAAGCCCGAATTCGGGCTGGAGGAGACGCTGGTGGGCGGGCTTCGCGTTCCCGTCGCCGACCGCACGGTCTGGGAAAAGCCGTTCTGCCGGCTGCTTCATTTCGACCGCGCCCTTCCCGAGGGCAAGGATCGCAGCCCCCGCCTGCTCATCGTCGCGCCCATGTCCGGCCACTACGCCACGCTCCTGCGCGGCACCGTGGAAGCGCTGCTCCCCCACGCCGAAATCTACATCACCGACTGGTCGGACGCGCGGCAGGTGCCTCTTTCCGACGGCCGGTTCGATCTCGACGACTATGTCGACTACCTTATCGAGATGCTGCATTTCCTTGGCCCCGATACGCATGTGGTGGGCGTGTGCCAGCCGGCGGTGCCGGTGCTGATGGCCGTGGGGGTTATGGAGCAGCGCGGCGACGAATGCGCGCCCTCCTCCATGACGCTGATGGGCGGGCCAATCGACACGCGCGTCAGCCCCACCGGCGTCGACAAGCTGGCCAAGGACCGGGGCATCGACTGGTTTCGCGACAATGTCATCATGACCGTGCCGTTTCCCCAGCCGGGCTTCATGCGCCCGGTCTATCCCGGCTTCCTGCAACTCACCGGCTTCATGTCGATGAATCTCGACCGGCACCTCACCTCGCACAAGGATTTCTTCTGGCACCTTGTGAAGGGCGACGGGGATTCGGCAGAGAAGCACCGCGCCTTCTACGACGAATATAACGCCGTGATGGACCTGACCGCCGAGTTCTACCTGCAAACGGTGGAGGAGGTGTTCATCAAGCACTCGCTGCCCAAAGGCGAGATCACCCATCGCGGGGAGAGGATCGACCTGTCGAAGGTCAAGCGCACCGCGCTTTTCACCGTGGAAGGCGAAAACGACGACATTTCGGGCGTCGGCCAGACGATGGCGGCGCACGACCTCTGCTCCTCGCTGCCGCAGGACAAGCGCGTGCACTACCTGCAACCCGGCGTCGGCCATTACGGTGTCTTCAACGGCTCGCGCTTCCGCTCCGAGATCGCTCCGCGCATCATGGATTTCGCGCTGACGCACGGGCGCCCGGCAAAGGGGCGCAAGTCGCGGCCGGGCAAAGGCGGGCAGCGCTGA
- the polA gene encoding DNA polymerase I, translated as MQKGDHLFLVDGSAYIFRAYHALPPLTRKSDGLPVGAVSGFCNMLWKLVEESRDTSVGVAPTHFAVIFDHSSTTFRNALYDQYKANRAAPPEDLVPQFALIREAVRAFDLPCIEKQGFEADDLIAAYTRQALEAGGDVTIVSSDKDLMQLVGPCVTLYDQMKDKRLGPQEVFDKFGVYPDKMIDLQALVGDSSDNVPGVPGIGPKTAAKLLEEFGTLEALLERAAEVKAAKCRENLIAFAEQARLSKRLVTLDQNTPLDVPLADLFIHEPDGEKLVSYLKAMEFTTLTRRVSARLGTDASEVKAADIKVDGPARGPDLDASAPPPAGDGALALSPQAFSVARLAEMAASSFDRSAYVTIRDADTLKRWIARAYETGLLSFDIETTALDAMNADIVGFALAVAPGEAAYVPVAHVHEGEGDLLGGGEGAQGPGEQLSPGAALDLLKGPLEDASLLKIGQNFKYDYLVLLRHGVAVSPFDDTMLISYALDASSSLEGHGMDELSERFLGHKPISYKELCGSGKGAKAIAACPVEKVTEYAAEDADVTLRLWMALKPRLVAEGLSHVYERLERPLVPVLARMERRGIKTDRQILSRLSGRFAQKAASLEFDVHAMAGEPFNLGSPKQLGEILFGKLGLPGGKKTRTGQWSTDARTLEDLALEGHDLPRRIVEWRQLTKLKGTYTDALPLHMDGESRIHTSFSMASTTTGRLSSTEPNLQNIPIRTEEGRAIRTAFVAAEGHKLLSADYSQIELRILAHMAEIPQLVEAFREGTDIHAMTASEMFGVPVEGMPSDVRRRAKAINFGIIYGISAFGLAAQLSIPREEAGLYIKRYFERFPGIRDYMDRTKAEAREKGYVETLFGRRAHYPDIRHANPSVRAAVERAAINAPIQGTAADVIRRAMVRMEDALKAERLEAKMLLQVHDELVFEVPDEEVERAIPVIRAVMEKAAEPVVELKVPLVVDARAAQNWEEAH; from the coding sequence ATGCAAAAGGGCGATCATCTCTTCCTCGTCGACGGCTCGGCCTACATCTTCCGCGCCTATCACGCGCTGCCGCCGCTCACACGAAAGTCGGACGGGCTGCCCGTGGGCGCGGTCTCCGGCTTCTGCAACATGCTGTGGAAGCTGGTGGAGGAGTCTCGCGACACCTCGGTCGGGGTCGCTCCCACCCATTTCGCGGTGATCTTCGATCATTCCTCCACCACCTTCCGCAATGCGCTCTACGACCAGTACAAGGCCAACCGCGCCGCGCCGCCCGAAGATCTCGTGCCCCAGTTCGCGCTGATCCGCGAGGCGGTGCGGGCCTTCGACCTGCCCTGCATCGAGAAGCAGGGCTTCGAGGCGGACGACCTCATCGCGGCCTATACGCGCCAGGCGCTGGAGGCGGGCGGGGACGTGACCATCGTCTCCTCCGACAAGGACCTGATGCAGCTCGTCGGCCCCTGCGTGACGCTCTACGACCAGATGAAGGACAAGCGCCTCGGCCCGCAGGAGGTGTTCGACAAGTTCGGCGTCTATCCGGACAAGATGATCGACCTTCAGGCGCTGGTCGGCGACAGTTCTGACAATGTGCCGGGCGTGCCGGGCATCGGCCCGAAGACCGCGGCCAAGCTGCTGGAGGAGTTCGGCACGCTGGAGGCGCTTCTGGAGCGCGCCGCGGAGGTGAAGGCGGCCAAGTGCCGGGAGAACCTGATCGCCTTCGCCGAGCAGGCGCGCCTTTCCAAGCGCCTCGTCACGCTGGACCAGAACACGCCGCTGGACGTGCCGCTCGCCGATCTCTTCATCCACGAGCCGGATGGGGAGAAGCTCGTCTCCTACCTCAAGGCGATGGAGTTCACGACGCTGACGCGGCGCGTCTCCGCACGCCTGGGCACCGATGCCTCCGAGGTGAAGGCGGCCGACATCAAGGTGGACGGGCCCGCGCGCGGGCCTGATCTCGACGCCAGCGCCCCGCCGCCGGCCGGCGATGGGGCGCTGGCCCTGTCGCCACAGGCCTTCTCGGTTGCGCGCCTTGCCGAGATGGCCGCGTCCAGCTTCGACCGCTCCGCCTATGTCACCATCCGCGACGCCGACACGCTCAAGCGCTGGATCGCGCGCGCCTACGAGACGGGGCTCCTGTCCTTCGACATCGAGACCACCGCGCTCGACGCGATGAACGCCGATATCGTGGGCTTCGCGCTGGCCGTGGCGCCGGGCGAAGCGGCCTATGTGCCGGTGGCGCACGTGCACGAGGGGGAGGGCGACCTTCTGGGCGGCGGCGAGGGCGCGCAGGGGCCGGGCGAGCAGCTATCGCCCGGCGCGGCGCTCGACCTCCTGAAGGGGCCGCTGGAGGATGCGAGCCTCCTGAAGATCGGCCAGAACTTCAAATACGACTATCTCGTGCTCCTGCGGCACGGCGTCGCCGTCTCGCCCTTCGACGACACGATGCTCATCTCCTACGCGCTCGACGCCTCCTCCTCGCTGGAGGGGCACGGGATGGACGAGTTGTCCGAGCGGTTCCTCGGCCACAAGCCCATCTCCTACAAGGAGCTTTGCGGCTCGGGGAAGGGCGCGAAGGCCATCGCCGCCTGCCCGGTGGAGAAGGTGACGGAGTACGCCGCCGAGGACGCGGACGTGACGCTGCGCCTGTGGATGGCGCTCAAGCCCCGCCTCGTCGCCGAGGGGCTGTCCCATGTCTATGAGCGGCTGGAGCGCCCGCTGGTGCCGGTGCTGGCGCGCATGGAACGGCGCGGCATCAAGACCGACCGGCAGATCCTCTCGCGCCTGTCGGGCCGCTTCGCGCAGAAGGCCGCGAGCCTGGAGTTCGACGTCCATGCCATGGCGGGCGAGCCCTTCAACCTCGGCAGCCCCAAGCAGCTCGGCGAAATCCTCTTCGGCAAGCTCGGCCTGCCGGGCGGCAAGAAGACGCGCACGGGGCAGTGGTCCACCGATGCGCGCACGCTGGAGGATCTGGCGCTGGAGGGCCACGATCTGCCGCGCCGCATCGTGGAGTGGCGCCAGCTCACCAAGCTGAAGGGCACCTATACGGACGCGTTGCCGCTGCACATGGATGGCGAGAGCCGCATCCACACCTCCTTCTCCATGGCCTCCACCACAACGGGGCGGCTCTCCTCCACCGAGCCGAACCTCCAGAACATTCCCATCCGCACCGAGGAGGGGCGGGCGATTCGCACCGCCTTCGTGGCGGCAGAGGGGCACAAGCTCCTTTCGGCGGACTACAGCCAGATCGAGCTGCGCATCCTGGCCCACATGGCCGAGATTCCCCAGCTCGTGGAGGCATTCCGCGAGGGCACGGACATTCACGCCATGACGGCTTCCGAGATGTTCGGCGTGCCCGTGGAGGGAATGCCCTCGGATGTGCGCCGGCGGGCCAAGGCCATCAATTTCGGCATCATCTACGGCATTTCGGCCTTCGGGCTGGCGGCCCAGCTCTCCATCCCGCGCGAGGAGGCCGGCCTCTACATCAAGCGCTATTTCGAGCGCTTTCCCGGCATCCGCGACTACATGGACCGCACCAAGGCCGAAGCGCGCGAGAAGGGCTATGTGGAGACCCTGTTCGGCCGGCGGGCGCACTATCCCGACATCCGCCATGCCAACCCCAGCGTGCGCGCGGCGGTGGAGCGGGCGGCGATCAACGCGCCCATCCAGGGAACGGCCGCAGACGTCATCCGCCGCGCCATGGTGCGCATGGAGGACGCGCTGAAGGCCGAGAGGCTGGAGGCGAAGATGCTTCTCCAGGTGCACGACGAACTCGTCTTCGAGGTGCCGGACGAGGAGGTGGAGCGCGCGATCCCCGTGATCCGCGCCGTCATGGAAAAGGCCGCCGAGCCGGTGGTGGAACTGAAGGTGCCGCTCGTCGTCGATGCGCGCGCGGCGCAGAACTGGGAGGAAGCCCATTGA